From a region of the Vidua macroura isolate BioBank_ID:100142 chromosome 3, ASM2450914v1, whole genome shotgun sequence genome:
- the PDCD2 gene encoding programmed cell death protein 2 isoform X1, producing the protein MAPGVELGFAAAAEGPGGAWRLHSTYFPSKVGGRPAWLGESGLPGPAILRCGCCQQPCAFLLQLYAPLPGRPDAFHRTLFVFACRSPACYRLAGPCGPFRVFRNQLPRWNDTYSEEPPPEEPPPGPAPAPPRRLGSGAALCRVCGCLGPRCCGRCRRAAYCGPEHQALDWRRGHRRSCGQHAAGDDSADSIPEHNEFLFPEYEILIEPEEPEFPADSTDDEQEAEETSKDTKEQEELRAAGTADEAFQSLDEETLEAMAKHETEEEKIFQMFKKQVAAEPEQMQNCRQKDLDCIPDCVQIIRYCRGGEGPLWVSGENRPEEKDIPNCICGAKRIFEFQIMPQLLNHLQVDSLGESIDWGTLVVYTCAESCSGGSEYLEEFIWKQDYSMGCTL; encoded by the exons ATGGCTCCCGGCGTGGAGCTGGGTttcgcggcggcggcggagggcCCGGGCGGTGCCTGGCGGCTGCACAGCACCTATTTCCCCAGCAAGGTCGGGGGGCGGCCGGCGTGGCTGGGCGAGTCCGGGCTGCCGGGCCCCGCCATTCTGCGCTgcggctgctgccagcagccctgcgccttcctgctccagctgtaCGCGCCACTGCCCGGCCGCCCCGACGCCTTTCACCGCACCCTCTTCGTGTTCGCCTGCCGCAGCCCCGCCTGCTACCGCCTGGCGGGCCCGTGCGGGCCTTTCCGCG TGTTCCGGAACCAGCTGCCGCGGTGGAACGACACGTACTCCGAGGAGCCGCCCCCCGAGGAGCcgcccccgggcccggcccccgcGCCCCCGCGGCGGCTGGGCAGCGGCGCCGCGCTCTGCCGTGTATGCGGCTGCCTCGGGCCGCGCTGCtgcgggcgctgccgccgcgcCGCCTACTGCGGGCCCGAGCACCAGGCACTGGACTGGCGGCGCGGGCACCGCCGCTCCTGCGGCCAGCACGCCGCCGGAG ATGACTCGGCAGATTCAATTCCAGAGCATAATGAATTCCTTTTTCCAGAATATGAAATTTTGATAGAACCTGAGGAACCAGAATTTCCTGCTGACAGCACTGATGATgaacaagaagctgaagaaacATCGAAGGACACAAAAGAACAAGAGGAACTTagagctgcaggcactgcag ATGAAGCATTTCAGTCCTTAGATGAAGAGACATTGGAAGCAATGGCAAAACATGagactgaagaagaaaagatcttccaaatgtttaaaaaacaagtaGCTGCTGAACCAGAGCAG ATGCAGAACTGCAGACAGAAAGATCTGGATTGCATTCCTGACTGTGTGCAG aTTATTAGATactgcagaggaggagaaggtcCACTCTGGGTGTCAGGTGAAAACAGGCCTGAGGAAAAAGATATCCCAAATTGTATATGTGGTGCCAAAAGGATATTTGAATTCCAG ATTATGCCACAGCTCCTGAATCACCTTCAGGTTGACAGCCTTGGAGAGAGCATTGACTGGGGAACGCTGGTGGTGTACACTtgtgctgagagctgcagtgggggaagtGAATACCTGGAAGAGTTCATATGGAAACAAGACTATTCCATGGGCTGTACTTTATGA
- the PDCD2 gene encoding programmed cell death protein 2 isoform X2 — MAPGVELGFAAAAEGPGGAWRLHSTYFPSKVGGRPAWLGESGLPGPAILRCGCCQQPCAFLLQLYAPLPGRPDAFHRTLFVFACRSPACYRLAGPCGPFRVFRNQLPRWNDTYSEEPPPEEPPPGPAPAPPRRLGSGAALCRVCGCLGPRCCGRCRRAAYCGPEHQALDWRRGHRRSCGQHAAGEYEILIEPEEPEFPADSTDDEQEAEETSKDTKEQEELRAAGTADEAFQSLDEETLEAMAKHETEEEKIFQMFKKQVAAEPEQMQNCRQKDLDCIPDCVQIIRYCRGGEGPLWVSGENRPEEKDIPNCICGAKRIFEFQIMPQLLNHLQVDSLGESIDWGTLVVYTCAESCSGGSEYLEEFIWKQDYSMGCTL; from the exons ATGGCTCCCGGCGTGGAGCTGGGTttcgcggcggcggcggagggcCCGGGCGGTGCCTGGCGGCTGCACAGCACCTATTTCCCCAGCAAGGTCGGGGGGCGGCCGGCGTGGCTGGGCGAGTCCGGGCTGCCGGGCCCCGCCATTCTGCGCTgcggctgctgccagcagccctgcgccttcctgctccagctgtaCGCGCCACTGCCCGGCCGCCCCGACGCCTTTCACCGCACCCTCTTCGTGTTCGCCTGCCGCAGCCCCGCCTGCTACCGCCTGGCGGGCCCGTGCGGGCCTTTCCGCG TGTTCCGGAACCAGCTGCCGCGGTGGAACGACACGTACTCCGAGGAGCCGCCCCCCGAGGAGCcgcccccgggcccggcccccgcGCCCCCGCGGCGGCTGGGCAGCGGCGCCGCGCTCTGCCGTGTATGCGGCTGCCTCGGGCCGCGCTGCtgcgggcgctgccgccgcgcCGCCTACTGCGGGCCCGAGCACCAGGCACTGGACTGGCGGCGCGGGCACCGCCGCTCCTGCGGCCAGCACGCCGCCGGAG AATATGAAATTTTGATAGAACCTGAGGAACCAGAATTTCCTGCTGACAGCACTGATGATgaacaagaagctgaagaaacATCGAAGGACACAAAAGAACAAGAGGAACTTagagctgcaggcactgcag ATGAAGCATTTCAGTCCTTAGATGAAGAGACATTGGAAGCAATGGCAAAACATGagactgaagaagaaaagatcttccaaatgtttaaaaaacaagtaGCTGCTGAACCAGAGCAG ATGCAGAACTGCAGACAGAAAGATCTGGATTGCATTCCTGACTGTGTGCAG aTTATTAGATactgcagaggaggagaaggtcCACTCTGGGTGTCAGGTGAAAACAGGCCTGAGGAAAAAGATATCCCAAATTGTATATGTGGTGCCAAAAGGATATTTGAATTCCAG ATTATGCCACAGCTCCTGAATCACCTTCAGGTTGACAGCCTTGGAGAGAGCATTGACTGGGGAACGCTGGTGGTGTACACTtgtgctgagagctgcagtgggggaagtGAATACCTGGAAGAGTTCATATGGAAACAAGACTATTCCATGGGCTGTACTTTATGA
- the PDCD2 gene encoding programmed cell death protein 2 isoform X3 has protein sequence MAPGVELGFAAAAEGPGGAWRLHSTYFPSKVGGRPAWLGESGLPGPAILRCGCCQQPCAFLLQLYAPLPGRPDAFHRTLFVFACRSPACYRLAGPCGPFRVFRNQLPRWNDTYSEEPPPEEPPPGPAPAPPRRLGSGAALCRVCGCLGPRCCGRCRRAAYCGPEHQALDWRRGHRRSCGQHAAGDDSADSIPEHNEFLFPEYEILIEPEEPEFPADSTDDEQEAEETSKDTKEQEELRAAGTADEAFQSLDEETLEAMAKHETEEEKIFQMFKKQVAAEPEQIIRYCRGGEGPLWVSGENRPEEKDIPNCICGAKRIFEFQIMPQLLNHLQVDSLGESIDWGTLVVYTCAESCSGGSEYLEEFIWKQDYSMGCTL, from the exons ATGGCTCCCGGCGTGGAGCTGGGTttcgcggcggcggcggagggcCCGGGCGGTGCCTGGCGGCTGCACAGCACCTATTTCCCCAGCAAGGTCGGGGGGCGGCCGGCGTGGCTGGGCGAGTCCGGGCTGCCGGGCCCCGCCATTCTGCGCTgcggctgctgccagcagccctgcgccttcctgctccagctgtaCGCGCCACTGCCCGGCCGCCCCGACGCCTTTCACCGCACCCTCTTCGTGTTCGCCTGCCGCAGCCCCGCCTGCTACCGCCTGGCGGGCCCGTGCGGGCCTTTCCGCG TGTTCCGGAACCAGCTGCCGCGGTGGAACGACACGTACTCCGAGGAGCCGCCCCCCGAGGAGCcgcccccgggcccggcccccgcGCCCCCGCGGCGGCTGGGCAGCGGCGCCGCGCTCTGCCGTGTATGCGGCTGCCTCGGGCCGCGCTGCtgcgggcgctgccgccgcgcCGCCTACTGCGGGCCCGAGCACCAGGCACTGGACTGGCGGCGCGGGCACCGCCGCTCCTGCGGCCAGCACGCCGCCGGAG ATGACTCGGCAGATTCAATTCCAGAGCATAATGAATTCCTTTTTCCAGAATATGAAATTTTGATAGAACCTGAGGAACCAGAATTTCCTGCTGACAGCACTGATGATgaacaagaagctgaagaaacATCGAAGGACACAAAAGAACAAGAGGAACTTagagctgcaggcactgcag ATGAAGCATTTCAGTCCTTAGATGAAGAGACATTGGAAGCAATGGCAAAACATGagactgaagaagaaaagatcttccaaatgtttaaaaaacaagtaGCTGCTGAACCAGAGCAG aTTATTAGATactgcagaggaggagaaggtcCACTCTGGGTGTCAGGTGAAAACAGGCCTGAGGAAAAAGATATCCCAAATTGTATATGTGGTGCCAAAAGGATATTTGAATTCCAG ATTATGCCACAGCTCCTGAATCACCTTCAGGTTGACAGCCTTGGAGAGAGCATTGACTGGGGAACGCTGGTGGTGTACACTtgtgctgagagctgcagtgggggaagtGAATACCTGGAAGAGTTCATATGGAAACAAGACTATTCCATGGGCTGTACTTTATGA